One window from the genome of Streptomyces sp. NBC_00287 encodes:
- a CDS encoding dipeptidase: MSQTPDKAVRTYIEQHRAAFLDDLAAWLRIPSVSAQPDHAPDVRRSADWLAAKLTETGFPTVEIWQTPGAPAVFAEWPSEDPQAPTVLVYGHHDVQPAAREDGWDSDPFEPVVRGNRLYARGAADDKGQVFFHTLGVRAHLAATGRTTPAVSLKLLIEGEEESGSPHFEALVEEHADRLAADAVIVSDTGMWSEDTPTVCTGMRGLTECEIRLYGPDQDIHSGSFGGAVPNPATAAARLVAALHDEHGRVAIPGFYDGVIELTDRERELFAALPFDEQRWLRTAKSYATHGEAGYTTLERIWARPTAEVNGIGGGYQGPGSKTIVPSGAMMKLSFRMVAGQEPEHIEKVVRAWAAEQVPAGIRCEVVFGPATRPCLTPLDHPALQSVARAMGRAFEKPVGYTREGGSGPAAALQEVLGAPVLFLGISVPSDGWHAPNEKVELDLLLKGVETTAYLWGDLAENWRHAP; this comes from the coding sequence ATGAGCCAGACCCCGGACAAAGCCGTCCGTACGTACATCGAGCAGCACCGCGCCGCCTTCCTCGACGACCTCGCCGCATGGCTGCGCATCCCCTCCGTGTCGGCCCAGCCCGACCACGCGCCCGATGTACGGCGCAGCGCCGACTGGCTCGCCGCCAAGCTCACCGAGACCGGCTTCCCGACCGTCGAGATCTGGCAGACGCCCGGCGCCCCGGCCGTCTTCGCCGAGTGGCCCTCCGAGGACCCCCAGGCCCCGACGGTCCTCGTCTACGGCCATCACGACGTACAGCCCGCAGCCCGCGAGGACGGCTGGGACAGCGACCCCTTCGAGCCCGTCGTCCGGGGAAACCGCCTCTACGCGCGCGGGGCGGCCGACGACAAGGGCCAGGTGTTCTTCCACACCCTCGGCGTCCGCGCCCACCTAGCCGCGACCGGCCGCACCACCCCGGCCGTCAGCCTGAAGCTGCTGATCGAGGGTGAGGAGGAGTCCGGCTCGCCGCACTTCGAGGCCCTCGTCGAGGAGCACGCGGACCGGCTAGCCGCCGACGCGGTGATCGTCTCCGACACCGGTATGTGGTCCGAGGACACCCCCACCGTGTGCACCGGTATGCGCGGTCTCACCGAGTGCGAGATCCGGCTGTACGGACCCGACCAGGACATCCACTCCGGCTCCTTCGGCGGCGCCGTGCCCAACCCGGCCACCGCCGCCGCCCGCCTGGTCGCCGCCCTGCACGACGAGCACGGGCGCGTGGCGATCCCCGGTTTCTACGACGGCGTCATCGAGCTCACCGACCGCGAGCGGGAGCTCTTCGCCGCGCTGCCCTTCGACGAGCAGCGGTGGCTGCGCACCGCCAAGTCCTACGCCACCCACGGCGAGGCCGGGTACACCACGCTGGAGCGCATCTGGGCCCGCCCCACCGCCGAGGTCAACGGCATCGGCGGCGGCTACCAAGGCCCCGGCAGCAAAACCATCGTCCCGTCCGGCGCGATGATGAAGCTCTCCTTCCGGATGGTGGCGGGCCAGGAGCCCGAGCACATCGAGAAGGTCGTCCGCGCGTGGGCCGCCGAGCAGGTGCCCGCCGGAATCCGCTGCGAGGTCGTCTTCGGCCCGGCCACGCGCCCGTGTCTGACGCCGCTGGACCACCCCGCCCTGCAGTCCGTGGCCCGCGCCATGGGCCGCGCCTTCGAGAAGCCCGTGGGCTACACCCGCGAGGGTGGCTCGGGACCGGCCGCCGCCCTCCAGGAAGTGCTCGGCGCCCCCGTGCTCTTCCTCGGCATCTCCGTTCCCTCCGACGGCTGGCACGCGCCGAACGAGAAGGTCGAGCTGGACCTGCTGCTCAAGGGTGTCGAGACCACCGCGTACCTGTGGGGCGACCTCGCGGAGAACTGGCGCCATGCGCCCTGA
- the nudC gene encoding NAD(+) diphosphatase, whose protein sequence is MTTWTDHTADRPISLTAPSGIDRAAHHRLDEAWLAAAWSHPTTRCFVVSGGQVLIDETADGRTELVMTPSFEAPLTEAHRYFLGIDEEGVSYFALQKDALPGRIDQSARPAGLREAGLLLSARDIGLMVHAVGLENWQRTHRFCSRCGERTVIAAAGHIRRCQACGAEHYPRTDPAVIMAVTDEDDRILLGRQVHWPEGRFSTLAGFVEPGESIEQTVRREVFEEAGITVGQVEYVASQPWPFPSSLMLGFMARATSTEVDVDGDEIHEARWFSRDELGAAFESGEVLPPYGISIAARLIELWYGKPLPTRSFI, encoded by the coding sequence GTGACCACCTGGACCGACCACACCGCCGACCGCCCCATCTCGCTCACCGCCCCGAGCGGCATCGACCGCGCCGCCCACCACCGCCTCGACGAGGCCTGGCTGGCGGCGGCATGGAGCCACCCCACGACCCGCTGCTTCGTGGTCTCCGGCGGCCAGGTCCTGATCGACGAGACGGCCGACGGCCGTACCGAGCTCGTCATGACCCCCTCCTTCGAGGCCCCCCTCACCGAGGCGCACCGCTACTTCCTCGGCATCGACGAGGAAGGCGTCAGCTACTTCGCGCTCCAGAAGGACGCACTGCCCGGCCGTATCGACCAGTCCGCGCGCCCTGCCGGACTGCGCGAGGCGGGCCTGCTGCTGTCCGCGCGCGACATCGGCCTGATGGTGCACGCGGTCGGCCTGGAGAACTGGCAGCGCACCCACCGCTTCTGCTCCCGCTGCGGTGAGCGCACGGTGATCGCCGCCGCCGGTCACATCCGCCGCTGCCAGGCCTGCGGCGCCGAGCACTACCCCCGCACCGACCCGGCCGTGATCATGGCCGTCACCGACGAGGACGACCGCATCCTGCTGGGCCGCCAGGTCCACTGGCCCGAGGGCCGCTTCTCCACGCTGGCCGGCTTCGTCGAGCCCGGCGAGTCCATCGAGCAGACGGTGCGCCGCGAGGTCTTCGAGGAGGCCGGCATCACCGTCGGGCAGGTCGAGTACGTCGCCAGCCAGCCCTGGCCCTTCCCGTCCAGCCTGATGCTGGGCTTCATGGCCCGCGCCACCTCCACCGAGGTCGACGTCGACGGCGACGAGATCCACGAGGCCCGCTGGTTCTCCCGCGACGAACTGGGCGCCGCCTTCGAATCGGGCGAGGTGCTGCCGCCCTACGGCATCTCGATCGCGGCCCGCCTGATCGAGCTCTGGTACGGCAAGCCGCTGCCGACGCGCAGTTTCATCTGA
- a CDS encoding mycoredoxin, with product MQGTVTMYSTTWCGYCQRLKKQLDREGIAYTEINIEQDPDSAAFVEKANGGNQTVPTVLFADGSTLTNPSLAQVKQKVGV from the coding sequence ATGCAGGGCACTGTGACGATGTACAGCACCACCTGGTGCGGCTACTGCCAGCGGCTGAAGAAGCAGCTGGACCGCGAGGGCATCGCGTACACCGAGATCAACATCGAGCAGGACCCGGATTCCGCGGCATTCGTCGAGAAGGCCAATGGCGGAAACCAGACGGTCCCGACCGTTCTCTTCGCGGACGGCTCGACGCTCACCAACCCGTCGCTGGCTCAGGTCAAGCAGAAGGTCGGGGTCTGA